From Companilactobacillus heilongjiangensis, one genomic window encodes:
- a CDS encoding rod shape-determining protein, protein MSKYLGIDLGTANVLIDVKGEGIVLNEPSVVAINTNNNDVVAVGKDAYLMVGRTPANIKAIRPLKDGVIADFDITEKMLQYFIEKLDVGGRFSKPTIMICAPTNVTPVEQKSIIEAAEQAGGGKVYLQLEPKVAAVGAGLDIFKPQGNMVIDIGGGTSDIAVISMGDIVTSQSLRFAGDKMTGAIQAYIKQHHNLIIGERTAEQIKMEIGCVMDADESKTFSASGIDIVTGLPKEITTNEVEIQEALSDGIEQIVNAAKSVLEQTPPELSGDIIDRGIMLTGGGALLKNLDKLLSEKLQVPVLLTDSPLDSVALGTGVLLENIEKHKKY, encoded by the coding sequence ATGTCGAAATATCTAGGAATTGATTTGGGTACAGCAAATGTACTTATTGATGTCAAAGGAGAGGGAATCGTCTTGAACGAACCTTCTGTTGTGGCAATTAATACAAATAATAATGATGTAGTCGCTGTTGGTAAGGATGCTTATTTGATGGTTGGTAGAACGCCAGCTAATATCAAAGCTATCCGTCCCTTAAAAGATGGGGTTATTGCTGACTTTGATATTACAGAAAAAATGTTGCAATACTTTATTGAAAAATTGGATGTCGGTGGTCGTTTCTCAAAACCAACAATCATGATTTGTGCACCAACTAACGTAACTCCAGTTGAGCAAAAATCAATTATCGAAGCTGCTGAACAAGCCGGTGGTGGTAAAGTATATCTTCAATTAGAGCCAAAGGTTGCGGCCGTAGGTGCTGGTTTAGATATCTTTAAGCCACAAGGTAACATGGTGATCGATATTGGTGGTGGTACTAGTGATATTGCTGTCATTTCAATGGGTGATATTGTAACAAGTCAATCATTGCGTTTTGCGGGTGATAAGATGACTGGAGCCATCCAAGCATATATCAAGCAACATCACAATTTGATCATCGGTGAAAGAACTGCTGAACAAATCAAGATGGAAATTGGTTGTGTTATGGATGCCGATGAAAGTAAAACATTCTCTGCAAGTGGTATTGATATTGTCACTGGATTGCCAAAAGAAATCACAACAAATGAAGTTGAGATTCAAGAGGCCTTGTCAGATGGCATAGAACAGATTGTCAACGCCGCTAAAAGCGTTTTGGAGCAAACACCACCAGAACTATCAGGTGATATCATTGACCGTGGTATCATGCTTACAGGTGGTGGAGCCCTATTGAAGAATTTGGACAAGCTATTGTCTGAAAAACTTCAAGTTCCCGTTCTACTAACTGACAGTCCCTTAGATTCAGTTGCTTTGGGTACTGGTGTGTTATTGGAAAATATTGAAAAACATAAAAAATACTAG
- a CDS encoding F0F1 ATP synthase subunit epsilon: protein MAENIMTVNIVTPDGVVYDHHAKLVVLSTIDGEIGVMAHHEPIIAPLIIDEVRVRRVDKPHHEDSIAVNGGFLEFSNDLVSIVANSAERARDIDLRRAEYAKQKAEQTIKVAEEKHNVDDLARAQVSLRKAINRINVSSHRN, encoded by the coding sequence ATGGCTGAAAATATTATGACGGTCAATATTGTTACTCCCGATGGTGTTGTTTACGATCATCATGCAAAACTCGTTGTGTTGAGTACTATTGACGGTGAAATTGGTGTCATGGCTCACCATGAGCCAATTATCGCCCCATTGATCATTGATGAAGTACGTGTCCGTCGTGTGGACAAGCCTCATCATGAAGACTCAATTGCTGTAAATGGCGGGTTCTTGGAGTTTAGCAATGATCTAGTTTCAATCGTCGCAAATAGTGCCGAAAGAGCTAGAGACATTGATTTAAGACGTGCAGAATATGCTAAGCAAAAAGCTGAACAAACAATCAAGGTTGCTGAAGAAAAACACAACGTTGATGACTTGGCTCGTGCTCAGGTATCTCTACGTAAAGCTATAAACAGAATTAACGTAAGTTCACATCGAAATTAA
- a CDS encoding DUF2969 family protein, whose translation MSSRKRAVEINLKDISSDPETYELWDGKKYIGTIKKDGERYLSFVESNETPFKSVKLDDAINELLMQYNLHNH comes from the coding sequence ATGTCTAGTAGAAAAAGAGCAGTTGAAATTAATTTAAAAGATATCAGTAGTGATCCTGAAACATATGAGCTTTGGGATGGCAAAAAATATATCGGAACTATCAAAAAAGATGGCGAACGTTATCTTTCATTCGTTGAAAGTAACGAAACACCATTTAAATCAGTAAAATTGGACGACGCAATTAACGAATTGCTAATGCAATATAATTTACATAATCATTAG
- the atpD gene encoding F0F1 ATP synthase subunit beta — MSSKGKVIQVIGPVVDVEFSLDKDLPEINDALTVKKSDGSEITLEVALELGDGALRAISMSSTDGLQRGDEVVNTEGPISVPVGKETLGRVFNVLGESIDGGKAFPADFPRNSIHRQAPPYDQLNTSTEILETGIKVIDLLEPYVRGGKVGLFGGAGVGKTVLIQELIHNIAEEHGGISVFTGVGERTREGNDLYYEMKESGVLAKTAMVYGQMNESPGARMRVALTGLTIAEYFRDVEGQDVLLFIDNIFRFTQAGSEVSALLGRMPSAVGYQPTLATEMGQLQERITSTKKGSITSIQAVYVPADDYTDPAPATTFAHLDATTNLERKLTQQGIYPAVDPLASSSSALDPDVIGQEHYDVATEVQEVLQRYHELQDIISILGMDELSDEEKTVVARARRIQFFLSQNFSVAEQFTGVPGSYVPVAETVKDFRAILDGKYDDVPEDAFNGVGGISDVLDKAKKMGWKPADEDENTEQAVAN; from the coding sequence ATGAGTAGCAAAGGAAAAGTTATTCAGGTAATCGGTCCAGTTGTCGATGTTGAGTTTTCATTAGATAAAGACTTACCAGAGATCAACGACGCTTTAACAGTTAAGAAAAGCGACGGATCAGAAATTACCCTTGAAGTTGCCCTAGAACTAGGTGATGGCGCCTTGCGTGCTATTTCTATGAGTTCTACCGATGGACTTCAAAGAGGTGACGAAGTTGTTAATACTGAAGGTCCTATCTCTGTGCCAGTTGGTAAAGAGACATTGGGTCGTGTGTTCAACGTTTTAGGTGAATCAATCGATGGAGGAAAGGCATTTCCAGCCGACTTCCCAAGAAATAGTATTCACCGTCAAGCACCTCCTTATGATCAATTAAATACATCAACTGAAATTCTTGAAACAGGTATCAAAGTTATCGATTTACTCGAACCTTACGTTCGTGGTGGTAAAGTTGGTTTGTTCGGTGGTGCCGGTGTTGGTAAAACCGTTCTAATTCAAGAGTTAATCCACAATATTGCTGAAGAGCATGGTGGTATTTCAGTATTTACTGGTGTTGGTGAAAGAACACGTGAAGGTAATGACCTTTATTATGAAATGAAGGAATCTGGTGTTCTTGCTAAAACAGCCATGGTTTATGGTCAAATGAACGAATCACCTGGTGCTCGTATGCGTGTTGCCTTAACAGGTTTGACAATTGCTGAGTACTTCCGTGATGTTGAAGGTCAAGATGTGCTATTGTTCATCGATAATATCTTCAGATTTACACAAGCCGGTTCAGAAGTTTCTGCCTTGCTTGGACGTATGCCATCAGCCGTTGGTTACCAACCAACATTGGCTACAGAAATGGGTCAATTGCAAGAAAGAATCACTTCTACAAAGAAGGGTTCAATCACATCAATTCAAGCCGTTTATGTTCCTGCCGATGATTATACTGATCCAGCTCCAGCTACAACTTTCGCCCATTTGGATGCTACAACCAACTTGGAACGTAAGTTGACACAACAAGGTATTTATCCAGCCGTTGATCCACTAGCTTCATCATCATCTGCTCTTGATCCAGATGTTATTGGTCAAGAACACTATGATGTTGCCACAGAAGTTCAAGAAGTTCTTCAAAGATATCACGAACTCCAAGATATTATTTCTATCTTAGGTATGGACGAATTGTCTGATGAAGAAAAGACTGTTGTTGCCCGTGCAAGACGTATCCAATTCTTCTTGTCACAAAACTTCAGTGTTGCTGAACAATTTACTGGTGTACCAGGTTCTTATGTTCCAGTTGCTGAAACAGTTAAGGACTTCCGTGCTATCTTAGATGGTAAATATGATGACGTTCCTGAAGATGCCTTCAACGGTGTTGGTGGAATCTCAGACGTTCTTGATAAAGCCAAGAAGATGGGCTGGAAACCAGCTGACGAAGATGAAAATACTGAACAAGCTGTTGCCAATTAA
- the yidD gene encoding membrane protein insertion efficiency factor YidD produces the protein MLKKILIGIVRFYQKFISPVLPPSCRYYPTCSTYFIDAVKMHGGILGTIMGIARIIRCNPFVRGGVDPVPDNFTIFRNPHPEKYEDEIIAKKFHNK, from the coding sequence ATGCTTAAGAAGATTTTAATTGGAATCGTTCGATTCTATCAGAAATTTATTTCTCCAGTATTACCACCGAGTTGTCGATATTACCCAACATGTTCGACCTATTTTATAGATGCAGTTAAAATGCACGGTGGAATTTTGGGTACCATTATGGGGATTGCACGTATTATACGCTGTAATCCCTTTGTCCGTGGTGGAGTAGATCCAGTGCCAGATAATTTCACTATTTTTAGAAATCCTCATCCAGAAAAGTATGAAGACGAAATTATCGCAAAAAAATTTCATAACAAATAA
- a CDS encoding DUF1146 family protein — translation MINIGINAIITLISHVIFIWLSFNLLQVVDWKKIYNKSNPKMLQLLVAFIAIALGYTVSSFFMSIFSLSQNIALLFK, via the coding sequence ATGATAAATATCGGAATTAATGCGATAATAACTCTTATAAGTCATGTTATATTTATCTGGTTAAGTTTTAATCTATTGCAAGTTGTGGATTGGAAAAAGATATATAACAAATCCAATCCTAAAATGTTACAATTACTTGTAGCGTTTATTGCAATCGCTCTTGGTTATACAGTAAGCTCTTTTTTCATGAGTATTTTCAGTCTATCTCAAAATATAGCCTTGCTTTTTAAATGA
- the murA gene encoding UDP-N-acetylglucosamine 1-carboxyvinyltransferase — translation MQQIIVNGPTQLKGTVRIEGAKNAALPILASTILASEGKTLLTNIPPLSDVITMSKVLKALNADVSYDEADEVLTVDTSKGTSTTAPEDLVDKMRASIVVLGPLLARNKEAHVAMPGGCAIGSRPIDLHIKGLEAMGAKFSQNGGFIDAETEGLHGANIYLDFPSVGATQNIMMAATLADGETVIDNAAREPEIVDLANVLGKMGAEVTGAGTNTVRINGVEKLHGCEHSIMQDRIEAGTFMVAAAVTGGDIFIQDAVAAHNRPLLSKLIEMGVKIDETDEGIRVIGTNQLKPVDVKTLPHPGFPTDMQAQMTLAQLLSVGTTVMTETVFENRFMHFPEFGKMKADYKIEGNSVIMFGPAQLSGANVAATDLRAAAALVLAGLVAEGETRVSNLQYLDRGYYHFTEKLRNLGAKIRRVSVDEAGRETLVLNTVSSAIKLA, via the coding sequence GTGCAACAAATAATCGTAAATGGACCTACGCAATTAAAGGGAACAGTCAGAATTGAAGGTGCTAAGAATGCTGCTTTACCAATTTTAGCATCAACTATTCTAGCATCTGAGGGTAAAACCTTATTAACGAATATTCCTCCGTTATCGGATGTAATTACTATGTCTAAAGTTTTGAAAGCTTTGAACGCTGATGTTTCATATGATGAAGCGGATGAAGTACTTACAGTTGATACAAGCAAAGGAACTTCAACTACTGCTCCTGAAGATCTTGTAGATAAAATGCGTGCTTCCATCGTTGTTTTAGGACCACTTTTGGCTCGCAACAAAGAAGCTCACGTTGCCATGCCTGGTGGTTGTGCCATCGGCTCCAGACCAATTGATCTTCATATCAAGGGATTGGAAGCCATGGGTGCTAAATTCAGTCAAAATGGTGGCTTTATTGACGCTGAAACTGAAGGATTGCACGGTGCTAACATTTACTTGGATTTCCCAAGTGTTGGCGCAACTCAAAATATTATGATGGCAGCAACTTTGGCAGATGGTGAAACTGTCATCGATAACGCTGCTAGAGAACCCGAAATTGTTGATCTTGCTAATGTTTTAGGTAAAATGGGTGCCGAAGTAACTGGTGCCGGAACTAATACTGTTCGTATCAATGGTGTTGAAAAACTTCACGGTTGCGAACACTCAATTATGCAAGATCGTATCGAAGCAGGAACTTTCATGGTTGCTGCTGCAGTTACTGGCGGAGATATCTTTATTCAAGATGCCGTAGCTGCTCATAATCGTCCATTACTTTCAAAATTGATTGAAATGGGTGTGAAGATCGATGAAACTGATGAAGGAATTCGTGTCATTGGAACTAATCAATTAAAACCAGTTGATGTAAAAACTTTGCCTCACCCTGGATTCCCAACGGATATGCAGGCTCAAATGACTTTAGCTCAACTATTAAGTGTTGGTACTACAGTTATGACAGAAACAGTTTTCGAAAACCGTTTCATGCATTTCCCAGAATTCGGTAAGATGAAAGCTGATTATAAGATCGAAGGTAATTCAGTTATTATGTTTGGTCCAGCTCAACTAAGTGGTGCTAATGTTGCTGCTACTGACTTACGTGCTGCTGCAGCACTTGTTCTAGCAGGATTAGTTGCTGAAGGCGAGACTCGTGTTTCAAACCTTCAATATTTGGATCGTGGATATTATCATTTCACTGAAAAGTTAAGAAATTTAGGTGCTAAAATTAGACGTGTTTCAGTTGATGAAGCTGGCCGTGAAACTTTAGTGTTAAATACAGTATCGAGTGCAATAAAATTGGCTTAA
- a CDS encoding DNA-directed RNA polymerase subunit beta: MKRDFGKEYRRDIFRKIGWVLLLMLIFLVLGMLIGSALGGSNPLAVLWPGTWMHMFDFLR, encoded by the coding sequence ATGAAGAGAGACTTTGGTAAAGAATATCGTCGCGATATTTTTAGGAAAATAGGTTGGGTACTATTGTTAATGCTAATCTTTTTAGTTCTGGGTATGTTGATTGGTTCAGCCTTGGGTGGATCTAATCCACTTGCTGTTTTGTGGCCTGGGACTTGGATGCATATGTTCGACTTTTTAAGGTAG